The Montipora capricornis isolate CH-2021 chromosome 1, ASM3666992v2, whole genome shotgun sequence genome contains a region encoding:
- the LOC138055395 gene encoding LOW QUALITY PROTEIN: uncharacterized protein (The sequence of the model RefSeq protein was modified relative to this genomic sequence to represent the inferred CDS: inserted 1 base in 1 codon; deleted 2 bases in 1 codon), with product MLFPVKPEFFDLNELEWRLLAPRLAFQKILQAPRGNQLKIKGNVVNVPADVNNTVNILPRLPQESGTIKINLKRRLKYKSSALSLNVRPTKVLQAAIWLATNSTLYREQGISFSEDRAANYDDRFSQNQAETGNVSQSDELISDRCNIEIDDDNSKQVDDWTEDDVEIPAGVTDTMLTANDFLEDSERPQIYSIAPGETSVPLSIFRDRYSEELAYPRIFLGQKRSSNEERAVPVHYSDICKSELRRSDRRAAKCVENIFFKTKKLQMKILLGKSQIALRKCKGNQTILTAGQLKQEGALERLIHLDEGYKFLQALRGSPPYFEKAKKDIFAMIRQLGPANLFCSFSSAETQWIHLLRILGKLVDDKDYTDDELENLNWEEKSRLIQSDPVTCARHFDYQFNQFLRHFLMSNATPLGKISDWFYRVEYQQRGSPHIHMLIWLEDAPVYGRDSDDDITSFIDQIIICEKPANDPKLGVLVNRQIHRHSQTCRKKSKMECRFNYPQPPMKSTSILYPIGSDVSESDIRKHNENWKNISKHLNDMREGDDVTFEEMLFNLNISEQNYYLAIRSILNSPTIFLKRNPNELRINNYNSACLSAWRANMDIQFVLDVYACAMYIASYISKAQKGMSQLLQQACEEAKKGNGSVKQQVRDIGNKFLNSVEISAQEAVYIVLQLPMRKSSREVIFINTSPPEERVQLLKPMNEIEEMEDDSEEIHSTSLINRYIERPTSMENVTLADWAVLYDSPKNAFKKNCKSFDSDNFLLETGKDDDNDDEFTAFVGKAKHNAKNAKPKQRLKPRIIRSVWFNVKSHPEKHFRELIMLFTCWRNEQADLISSCSSYQEHFRLLKEGIDKQMRQYAVCSEDMTKIEQHLHETEFTDSQYDLVAPNAQDAELQDEALGNEDLHPDFNERYDLSDDLGIPSTSCHNEPLILNELADDDYRGMIKTTETPFYCFLSGGAGVGKSHLTKVLYQAALKYYNTRAGDDFHQIKVLLLGPTGKAAYNIKGNTIHSTFAVPANQSLKNYNHLDSGRLNTLRTHFGGVKLIFLDEISMVGNSMFTIQLNNRLKDIKGCKDDFGGVSIIAIGDLFQLEPVMDGYIFKDLQNSDYTVLAPSLWQKHFSMFELTEIMXQRDSKLFAELLNRLREGKHTASDIVKLKERVVQEDTNNPIDAPHLFIQNAKVDEFNAKVHNAAVGNKYTITALDSVIGASSPELRTKILRQIPNDPRKTKQLILNLCLAEGERTELVMNIRTEDGMTNGAGNIVKFVQVNQQSRPSGIVWVQFDHFDVGQKTRNENRHLYTQGMDHAWTPEKPVTIQFFVGRNKAAQVVRKQFPLRPAAAKTVHRSQGDTETKIVVNLSTKRTIPHVHYVALSRVTTFEGLYITDLCEDKIAIHATVTKEMERLRTTAKLKLCISPLYDITGSILKICYLNTRSLHRHIQDIRKDLKYSSSDINVFGETRFSSQDPCDKYNIVGYSLFRNDNPHSLGSRPFGGTAVYSKIPYCPGYPYCHNVYGIEITVIKVTICENCTVLGMYRSPKIPIRQLCQAVSEVLDTISTENIIIIGDFNVNWLIEADRQPLWNLLVRDKCYKQLISTYTTDNRTLIDHTFTNVSHLNIQAGVLETYFTDHKAVWASFHNAIN from the exons ATGCTGTTTCCAGTGAAACCTGAATTTTTTGATCTGAATGAGTTAGAGTGGAGGCTTTTGGCACCAAGGTTGGCCTTTCAGAAGATTCTTCAAGCCCCAAGAGGCAACCAGTTGAAGATAAAAGGAAATGTTGTAAATGTTCCAGCAGATGTTAACAATACTGTCAACATATTACCACGACTACCCCAAGAAAGCGGCACAATCAAAATTAACTTAAAAAGAAGATTAAAATACAAGAGTTCAGCATTGTCTTTAAATGTAAGACCAACCAAAGTTTTGCAAGCTGCAATATGGCTAGCTACAAACAGTACCCTTTATAGAGAACAAGGTATATCTTTTAGTGAAGACAGAGCAGCTAACTATGAT GACAGGTTTTCACAAAATCAAGCAGAGACTGGGAATGTTTCACAGTCGGATGAACTGATAAGTGATAGATGTAATATTGAAATTGATGATGACAATTCTAAGCAAGTTGATGATTGGACTGAAGATGATGTGGAAATACCTGCAGGAGTAACTGATACCATGTTAACAGCTAATGACTTCCTTGAAGACAGTGAACGGCCACAAATATATAGCATTGCTCCTGGTGAAACAAGTGTACCTTTGAGTATATTTAGAGATAGATATTCTGAAGAACTGGCTTATCCACGTATATTTCTTGGTCAAAAACGATCAAGCAACGAAGAAAGGGCAGTCCCTGTTCATTACAGTGATATTTGCAAATCAGAATTAAGAAGATCTGATAGAAGGGCTGCTAAATGTGTTGAgaatattttcttcaaaaccaaaaaattgcaaatgaaGATTCTTTTGGGTAAATCACAAATAGCTTTACGGAAATGCAAGGGAAATCAAACGATTCTGACTGCTGGTCAATTAAAGCAAGAAGGGGCATTGGAAAGACTAATACATCTGGATGAAGGATACAAGTTCTTACAAGCTCTGCGTGGCTCACCCCCTTATTTCGAGAAAGCCAAAAAAGATATCTTTGCAATGATAAGACAACTGGGTCCAGCTAatttgttttgtagtttttcatCAGCTGAAACACAATGGATACATCTCTTAAGAATACTTGGCAAACTTGTTGATGATAAAGATTATACAGATGATGAATTGGAGAATTTAAACTGGGAGGAAAAGTCAAGGTTGATTCAGAGTGACCCAGTGACGTGTGCACGACATTTTGATTACCAATTCAATCAGTTTCTAAGGCACTTTCTGATGAGCAATGCTACTCCCTTGGGAAAAATTTCAGACTGGTTTTACAGAGTTGAATACCAGCAGAGAGGTTCACCACATATTCATATGTTAATTTGGCTGGAGGATGCGCCAGTGTATGGACGTGATAGTGATGATGACATTACGTCCTTTATTGATCAAATCATCATTTGTGAAAAACCAGCTAATGATCCAAAATTGGGAGTTCTTGTCAACAGACAGATTCATAGGCACTCTCAAACATGCCGTAAAAAGTCAAAGATGGAATGCAGGTTTAATTATCCACAGCCTCCAATGAAATCAACCAGCATTTTATATCCTATTGGCAGTGATGTTTCTGAAAGTGACATTAGAAAACATAACGAAAATTGGAAAAATATCAGTAagcatttaaatgatatgaGAGAAGGGGATGATGTCACTTTTGAAGAAATGCTATTTAATCTCAACATCAGTGAACAAAACTATTATCTTGCTATTCGATCCATCCTTAATTCTCCCACCATATTTCTGAAAAGAAATCCAAATGAACTACGAATAAACAACTACAACAGTGCCTGCCTAAGTGCATGGAGAGCAAATATGGATATACAGTTTGTTTTGGATGTTTATGCTTGTGCAATGTACATTGCATCGTACATTTCAAAAGCCCAGAAGGGAATGAGTCAGCTTTTACAACAAGCATGTGAGGAGGCAAAGAAAGGAAACGGCAGCGTAAAGCAGCAAGTGAGAGATATTGggaataaatttttaaatagtGTGGAGATCAGTGCTCAAGAGGCAGTTTATATAGTTCTTCAGCTACCGATGAGAAAAAGCTCTCGAGAGGTGATTTTTATCAACACTTCACCCCCTGAAGAGAGAGTTCAGCTTTTGAAACCAATGAATGAAATAGAAGAAATGGAGGATGACTCTGAAGAAATTCACTCTACTAGTCTTATTAACAGATACATAGAAAGACCAACTAGCATGGAGAATGTTACTCTGGCTGATTGGGCTGTATTGTATGATTCACCCAAAAACGCATTTAAGAAAAATTGTAAAAGTTTTGACTCAGATAATTTCCTACTTGAAACAGGGaaagatgatgataatgatgatgaattCACTGCTTTTGTAGGCAAAGCTAAGCACAATGCAAAAAATGCCAAACCAAAGCAGCGTTTAAAGCCTAGAATAATTAGAAGTGTTTGGTTCAATGTGAAATCTCACCCTGAAAAACATTTCCGTGAACTTATTATGCTTTTTACTTGTTGGCGAAATGAACAAGCTGATTTAATAAGCAGTTGCTCTTCATATCAGGAACATTTCCGTCTTTTAAAAGAAGGCATAGACAAACAAATGCGTCAGTATGCTGTCTGCAGTGAAGATATGACTAAGATTGAACAGCATTTACATGAAACAGAATTTACTGATTCCCAGTATGACTTAGTAGCACCAAATGCACAAGATGCCGAACTGCAAGATGAAGCCCTTGGTAATGAAGATTTACATCCAGATTTCAATGAACGTTATGACCTTTCAGATGATCTTGGAATTCCTTCCACGTCATGCCACAATGAGCCACTTATATTAAATGAATTAGCAGATGATGATTATCGTGGAATG ATTAAAACCACTGAAACTCCTTTTTATTGCTTTCTGAGTGGTGGAGCTGGTGTGGGCAAATCACATCTCACAAAGGTATTGTATCAGGCGGCCCTTAAGTATTATAACACAAGAGCTGGGGATGATTTTCATCAAATTAAGGTCTTACTATTAGGTCCAACTGGGAAAGCTGCTTACAACATTAAAGGCAATACTATTCACAGTACATTTGCTGTTCCTGCCAATCAGTCATTGAAAAATTACAATCATCTTGACTCAGGTAGACTAAACACCTTAAGAACTCACTTTGGAGGTGTCAAATTGATATTCTTGGATGAAATTTCAATGGTGGGAAACAGTATGTTTACTATACAGCTCAACAATAGGCTAAAAGATATTAAGGGTTGCAAAGATGATTTTGGCGGTGTTAGTATTATTGCCATTGGTGATTTGTTCCAGTTAGAGCCAGTAATGGATGGCTACATATTCAAAGACCTCCAAAATTCAGATTACACAGTTCTTGCTCCAAGTCTATGGCAAAAGCACTTTTCAATGTTTGAACTCACTGAAATTA CGCAAAGAGATAGCAAGTTGTTTGCAGAACTTCTCAATAGGTTACGCGAAGGTAAACACACAGCAAGTGAcattgtaaaattgaaagaaagagTTGTGCAAGAAGACACAAACAACCCAATTGATGCACCCCACCTATTTATACAAAATGCAAAGGTAGATGAATTTAATGCAAAAGTACACAATGCAGCTGTAGGAAACAAATACACAATTACAGCACTAGATAGTGTTATTGGAGCTAGCTCTCCTGAGCTTCGAACAAAAATATTAAGACAAATTCCAAATGACCCAAGAAAAACTAAGCAGTTGATATTGAACCTCTGCCTTGCTGAAGGTGAAAGAACCGAGCTTGTAATGAATATACGAACTGAAGATGGCATGACCAATGGTGCTGGGAATATTGTCAAATTTGTCCAAGTAAACCAACAAAGTAGACCCTCGGGCATAGTTTGGGTACAGTTTGATCACTTCGATGTTGGTCAAAAAACTAGAAATGAGAATAGACATCTATATACCCAAGGAATGGACCATGCGTGGACCCCAGAAAAACCAGTTACCATACAATTTTTTGTTGGTAGAAACAAAGCAGCTCAAGTTGTTAGAAAACAGTTCCCATTACGCCCTGCAGCAGCAAAAACAGTTCATAGATCACAGGGGGATACTGAAACTAAAATTGTTGTCAACTTAAGTACTAAGAGAACCATTCCACATGTACACTATGTTGCACTAAGTAGAGTTACCACCTTTGAAGGCTTATATATAACTGATCTCTGTGAAGACAAAATTGCTATCCATGCCACTGTTACAAAAGAAATGGAACGATTAAGAACGACTGCCAAACTTAAGCTTTGTATATCACCACTTTATGATATAACAGGTTCAATACTAAAAATCTGTTACCTAAATACAAGGTCACTGCATAGACACATACAAGACATACGTAAAGACTTGAAGTACTCAAGTTCTGATATCAATGTTTTTGGAGAAACAAGATTTAGTTCCCAGGATCCTTGTGATAAATATAACATAGTTGGTTACAGTCTCTTTCGAAATGATAATCCACATAGTCTTGGATCAAGACCTTTTGGTGGTACAGCTGTGTACAGCAAAATCCCATATTGCCCTGGATATCCCTACTGTCACAATGTATATGGTATTGAAATAACTGTGATTAAAGTCACAATTTGTGAGAACTGTACAGTCTTGGGTATGTATCGCTCTCCCAAAATTCCCATAAGGCAACTTTGTCAAGCAGTCTCTGAAGTGTTAGATACTATTTCAACAGAGAACATCATTATTATTGGAGACTTCAATGTAAATTGGCTTATTGAGGCAGACAGGCAACCTTTGTGGAACTTACTTGTTAGAGACAAATGTTACAAACAGTTGATTTCAACATATACAACTGACAATAGAACATTAATTGATCACACATTTACAAACGTATCTCATTTAAATATACAAGCAGGTGTTTTAGAGACTTACTTCACAGATCATAAAGCAGTATGGGCCTCATTTCATAATGCTATTAACTGA